In one Microbulbifer pacificus genomic region, the following are encoded:
- a CDS encoding MBL fold metallo-hydrolase RNA specificity domain-containing protein, whose translation MTAITINDAGVHSAVEGRAPDAFGRIQHHGAVDGVTGSCHQLFLDEQNSILIDCGLFQGAETSPGGSKHDRLDIEFPLDTVKALVVTHVHIDHCGRIPYLIAAGFRGPIYCSQPSAELLPLVLEDALKIGVTRNKALIDQFLDYIRAQLRPLPYNQWQAVITEGEESLNIRLQRAGHILGSAYVECDLNAPEQHRRTIFSGDLGAPNTPLLYGPTPSEGCDELVIESTYGDRLHENREHRAQTLRCAIERAIADGGSVLIPAFSIGRTQELLYEIESIIHEQKQKRGQQSPWYELPVIIDSPLASRFTEAYRRLEKFWDEEAQEVIAQGRHPLSFDQLITVDDHATHQKMVNRLAHTKQPAIVIAASGMCAGGRIVNYLKAMLEDERHNIIFVGYQAKGTPGRDIQQYGPKRGFVELDGETLTIKAGVETISGYSAHADQHDLLDFIQQMETKPQTVRIVHGDNEAKQTLQQMIKNQGLANTIQIPTNQ comes from the coding sequence ATGACAGCCATCACCATCAATGACGCCGGCGTGCACAGTGCGGTAGAGGGGCGTGCCCCCGATGCATTCGGCCGCATACAGCACCACGGCGCAGTGGATGGTGTGACCGGTTCCTGCCACCAGCTGTTTCTGGATGAGCAGAATTCCATCCTCATAGACTGTGGCCTGTTCCAGGGTGCGGAAACCTCACCGGGTGGCAGCAAGCACGATCGGCTCGACATTGAATTCCCGCTCGATACCGTCAAGGCACTGGTTGTCACCCATGTGCATATCGACCACTGTGGCCGGATCCCATACCTGATCGCCGCCGGCTTTCGCGGCCCCATTTATTGCAGCCAGCCCAGTGCCGAGCTTCTGCCGCTAGTACTGGAAGACGCCCTGAAAATTGGTGTCACCCGCAACAAAGCACTGATCGACCAATTTCTGGATTACATCAGAGCCCAGTTGCGCCCGCTGCCCTACAACCAGTGGCAGGCGGTCATCACCGAAGGCGAGGAGTCCCTGAACATCCGCCTGCAACGCGCTGGCCATATCCTCGGCTCTGCCTACGTGGAGTGTGACCTGAATGCGCCAGAGCAGCATCGCCGCACCATCTTCTCCGGCGACCTCGGCGCACCCAACACCCCTCTTTTATATGGCCCAACCCCATCCGAGGGCTGCGACGAACTCGTGATAGAAAGTACCTACGGCGACCGTTTGCATGAAAACCGCGAACACCGCGCCCAAACCCTGCGCTGTGCCATCGAGCGCGCAATAGCCGACGGCGGCAGTGTACTGATCCCCGCCTTCAGCATTGGCCGCACCCAGGAGCTGCTCTACGAGATCGAAAGCATCATCCACGAGCAAAAACAGAAGCGTGGCCAACAGAGCCCCTGGTACGAACTCCCGGTAATCATCGACTCACCGCTGGCCAGCCGCTTCACCGAAGCCTATCGCCGCCTGGAAAAATTCTGGGATGAAGAGGCCCAAGAGGTGATCGCCCAAGGCCGCCACCCACTGAGCTTCGACCAGCTCATCACCGTAGACGATCACGCGACCCACCAGAAAATGGTGAACCGCCTCGCCCACACCAAACAGCCGGCCATCGTCATTGCCGCCAGCGGCATGTGTGCCGGTGGGCGCATCGTCAACTATTTAAAAGCCATGCTCGAAGACGAACGCCACAACATTATCTTCGTCGGCTACCAGGCAAAAGGCACCCCCGGGCGCGACATACAACAGTACGGCCCCAAGCGGGGCTTTGTAGAACTCGATGGTGAAACCCTCACTATCAAAGCCGGTGTAGAAACCATCAGCGGCTACAGCGCCCACGCCGATCAGCACGACCTGCTGGACTTCATCCAACAAATGGAAACGAAGCCACAAACCGTACGCATCGTCCACGGCGACAACGAAGCAAAACAGACCTTGCAGCAAATGATTAAAAATCAAGGTTTGGCCAACACCATCCAAATCCCAACAAACCAATAA
- a CDS encoding O-antigen ligase family protein has product MRINIVDFPRNLGFALPFAWFFGLDQLVVVPALMLFFLMVVSRYGWIRLSDPLELCFLAISISCIPSLLVASNYGLWFKFFSAFFSAFCYLYALRVVCERGAERNLTIVGLEKSICYLSAFVVATFFVYLAFGGIEFKTLLFPLANSDSYFLKSLAIHSLGSAFDDFSGVAPQRFSGPFFSYSSMAMAGLLLVPVVQMAKWRIQFKFFTVFLIAIAVISTDSRLAIVSLAFYFLFFLCLCIFEVSQFRRAAWLFSISVAFVFVVIVMLYWPDLAAYVESSIFDVRSASAFTRFKIYEESYFGFLERPWFGWGNSVPLDDSSQRFSAGTHSSYVAMGFQHGIFSLVAYVLFWVIVLGQIARILISPAGTYSLKAKLYSLGMLCFFIRESMDTWWWDQMLFFLVLNYIALFRVFVGGVPKNARTGFSKFQGA; this is encoded by the coding sequence ATGCGAATAAACATAGTTGATTTTCCGCGAAATTTAGGATTTGCCTTGCCATTTGCATGGTTTTTTGGCTTAGACCAATTGGTGGTCGTCCCAGCTCTTATGCTATTTTTCCTGATGGTTGTCAGTAGATACGGCTGGATCAGGTTGTCAGACCCTTTAGAATTATGCTTTCTAGCTATATCTATTTCATGTATTCCTTCTTTGTTAGTAGCGTCAAACTATGGTTTGTGGTTTAAGTTTTTCTCGGCATTTTTCTCTGCATTTTGCTATCTGTATGCATTGCGAGTTGTGTGTGAAAGGGGGGCGGAGCGAAATCTGACGATAGTAGGACTCGAAAAATCTATATGCTATTTGAGCGCATTTGTAGTAGCTACGTTTTTTGTGTATTTGGCTTTTGGCGGCATCGAATTTAAAACATTGTTGTTCCCACTGGCTAATTCTGACAGCTATTTTTTGAAAAGCTTGGCGATTCACTCATTGGGATCTGCATTTGATGATTTTTCTGGAGTTGCACCTCAGAGGTTTAGCGGGCCATTCTTTAGCTATTCCAGCATGGCAATGGCCGGGCTTCTTTTGGTTCCAGTTGTGCAGATGGCTAAGTGGCGGATTCAGTTTAAATTTTTCACTGTGTTTTTGATTGCTATAGCGGTCATTAGTACGGATTCCAGGCTTGCTATTGTTTCCTTGGCTTTCTATTTTCTATTTTTTTTGTGTTTATGCATCTTTGAAGTTTCTCAATTTAGGCGGGCAGCTTGGCTTTTTTCTATTTCGGTGGCTTTCGTTTTCGTTGTTATTGTCATGTTGTACTGGCCGGATCTGGCTGCATATGTCGAATCTTCGATATTTGATGTTAGGTCTGCCTCGGCTTTTACTCGCTTTAAGATATATGAAGAAAGTTACTTTGGCTTTTTGGAAAGGCCTTGGTTTGGTTGGGGTAACTCCGTCCCTCTAGACGATAGCTCTCAACGCTTTTCCGCAGGGACTCATAGTTCATACGTTGCTATGGGGTTTCAGCATGGAATATTTTCTCTTGTTGCTTATGTTTTATTTTGGGTGATAGTTCTTGGTCAGATCGCCCGCATATTGATTTCCCCTGCAGGCACGTATTCGTTGAAGGCGAAATTGTATTCGTTGGGAATGCTTTGCTTTTTCATTAGAGAGTCAATGGATACTTGGTGGTGGGATCAAATGTTGTTTTTCTTAGTGTTAAATTATATTGCTTTGTTTCGAGTTTTTGTGGGAGGTGTTCCGAAGAACGCGCGGACTGGCTTTTCAAAGTTTCAAGGTGCTTGA
- a CDS encoding oligosaccharide flippase family protein, with translation MNFKAVMESGRYELLFSTGLSLSVRVLSALAAFVTSLVIGREMGATESGYYFLAFSLVTFIAGVSRIGLDNTILRYVGSAFTEHSWHCVRSVVSKGLLLATGVALLAAVLLSFASVPLAVHVFGKPELAPALAAMAPGVVGLSVFTLLAMALQGLRRIVASVMTLNILSNVFLVALLLGLGLSSAEHAAWAYSAAAMFTLLCGGFFLWSVLRRLRAQSPCLVEPQEISWRELFQSCMPLWVVLIMSQLVQWSGQFIAGAYVEPAAVAQLAVAMRTAMLTSFVLMAVNLVVAPRFAAMYKQGQLKELEKLALTSVKLMVLFALPIVVVMLAFPEFLMGLFGEGFSGGAHLLQILVIGQFVNVVTGSVGYLLTMSGHEKDFRNTVLISGPIAVGLAFALTPIWGATGSAIATAVAVATQNLVAVWQVKRRLGFNTLVVWRR, from the coding sequence ATGAATTTTAAAGCCGTTATGGAAAGTGGCCGCTATGAGCTGTTATTCAGCACCGGACTGAGTCTTTCTGTTCGCGTGCTGTCCGCGCTTGCCGCCTTTGTCACAAGCCTGGTGATTGGCCGCGAGATGGGGGCCACGGAATCCGGCTACTACTTTCTTGCCTTCAGCCTCGTCACCTTTATTGCCGGTGTCAGCCGCATAGGGTTGGATAACACCATTCTCCGCTACGTGGGCTCGGCATTTACCGAGCACAGCTGGCACTGTGTCCGCTCGGTGGTAAGCAAGGGGCTGCTGTTGGCAACTGGTGTTGCGTTGTTAGCAGCGGTTCTTTTGTCTTTTGCCAGTGTTCCTCTGGCGGTGCATGTGTTCGGTAAACCCGAGCTGGCGCCGGCGCTCGCGGCCATGGCGCCGGGCGTGGTCGGGCTCTCGGTGTTTACTTTACTGGCGATGGCGCTTCAGGGGTTGCGCCGGATTGTGGCGTCGGTGATGACGCTGAATATTTTGAGCAATGTGTTTCTGGTTGCGCTGCTGCTGGGGCTTGGCCTTTCCAGCGCCGAGCATGCCGCTTGGGCCTATAGTGCAGCAGCCATGTTCACCCTGTTGTGTGGCGGTTTTTTTTTGTGGTCGGTGCTGCGCCGGTTGCGGGCGCAATCTCCCTGCCTCGTTGAACCCCAGGAAATTTCCTGGCGTGAACTGTTCCAGAGCTGCATGCCGTTGTGGGTAGTGCTGATTATGAGTCAGCTGGTGCAGTGGTCGGGGCAGTTCATTGCCGGTGCTTATGTAGAACCGGCGGCGGTGGCTCAGTTGGCGGTGGCGATGCGTACCGCGATGCTTACAAGTTTTGTACTGATGGCTGTGAATCTTGTGGTCGCCCCGCGTTTTGCCGCCATGTACAAGCAGGGCCAACTGAAGGAGCTGGAAAAGCTCGCGCTTACCTCTGTAAAGCTGATGGTACTGTTTGCGTTGCCCATTGTGGTGGTGATGCTCGCGTTCCCGGAGTTTTTAATGGGGTTGTTTGGCGAGGGCTTTAGCGGCGGTGCGCACCTGCTGCAGATTCTGGTGATCGGCCAGTTTGTGAATGTGGTTACCGGCTCTGTGGGCTACCTGCTCACCATGTCTGGTCATGAAAAGGATTTCCGCAATACGGTGCTTATCTCCGGTCCCATTGCCGTCGGCCTGGCTTTTGCATTAACCCCCATTTGGGGGGCAACCGGCAGCGCCATTGCCACTGCGGTCGCGGTTGCCACGCAGAATCTTGTGGCGGTGTGGCAGGTGAAGCGGCGGTTGGGATTCAATACATTGGTGGTTTGGCGCCGCTGA
- a CDS encoding undecaprenyl-phosphate glucose phosphotransferase, whose amino-acid sequence MGEGSVKQGWIRSHQSGLAALYRLLDALLIIGTLIVCCNYFGIAVSKDWIIAGLVASVSFAFMAESLNLYRSWRADSYLHMFGITAISWVAVCLLLILISYFSKTGETYSRLVVGCWFVGTLALLSGWRYGFRQILFYLRAHDHNTRSAVVIGVTDAGLRLARDLGGEPHLGIRVKGFYRVPGSESCGQAFGLAGSVPVVGDVEQAVAAAKAGELDLVYIALPMREEPRIAEILQAFADTTATVHVATDLFVNNLLHARFYQVGSTSLLSVYDTPIEGINSWLKRMEDLVLSSIILTLISPLMLAIAVAVKLTSRGPVIFKQHRYGLDGRPIKVWKFRSMTTQDNGNTVVQAKKGDARITPLGAFLRRTSLDELPQFINVLQGRMSIVGPRPHAVAHNEQYRAVVNGYMLRHKVKPGITGWAQVNGWRGETDTVEKMSKRVEHDLQYIRNWSLWLDIRIVWMTLFKGFVGSNAY is encoded by the coding sequence ATGGGGGAAGGATCCGTGAAACAGGGATGGATTCGCAGCCACCAGTCTGGTTTGGCTGCACTGTACCGATTGCTGGATGCACTCTTGATCATCGGTACGCTGATTGTCTGCTGTAACTATTTCGGCATTGCCGTAAGCAAAGACTGGATCATCGCCGGCCTGGTGGCCTCGGTCAGTTTTGCGTTTATGGCGGAGTCTCTCAATCTCTACCGCTCCTGGCGGGCGGACAGCTACCTGCACATGTTTGGGATTACGGCCATCTCCTGGGTGGCGGTGTGTCTGTTGCTGATTCTGATTTCCTATTTTTCCAAAACCGGTGAAACCTACTCCCGCCTGGTGGTGGGCTGCTGGTTTGTGGGCACCTTGGCGCTGTTGAGCGGCTGGCGTTATGGCTTCCGCCAGATTCTGTTTTATCTGCGCGCGCACGATCACAACACCCGCTCGGCGGTAGTCATCGGTGTGACCGATGCCGGTTTGCGCCTGGCGCGGGATCTGGGCGGCGAGCCGCACCTGGGTATCCGCGTGAAGGGTTTTTACCGGGTGCCGGGGTCGGAGAGTTGCGGCCAGGCATTTGGGCTGGCCGGCAGTGTGCCGGTGGTAGGCGATGTGGAGCAGGCCGTGGCTGCGGCCAAGGCCGGTGAACTGGATCTTGTTTACATTGCACTGCCCATGCGTGAGGAGCCGCGCATTGCGGAAATCCTGCAGGCGTTTGCCGATACCACCGCAACGGTGCATGTGGCCACGGATCTGTTTGTGAACAACCTGCTGCACGCGCGCTTTTACCAGGTGGGCAGCACCAGTCTGCTGAGCGTGTACGACACGCCCATCGAGGGTATCAACAGCTGGCTGAAGCGTATGGAAGACCTGGTGTTGTCTTCCATCATCCTGACGCTGATCTCTCCGCTGATGCTGGCGATTGCCGTGGCGGTGAAGTTGACGTCCCGGGGCCCGGTGATTTTTAAACAGCACCGTTACGGGCTGGATGGGCGCCCGATCAAGGTGTGGAAGTTTCGCTCCATGACCACGCAAGACAATGGCAATACCGTGGTGCAGGCCAAAAAGGGTGATGCCCGTATTACGCCGCTGGGCGCCTTCCTGCGCCGTACTTCTCTGGATGAGCTGCCGCAATTCATCAATGTGCTGCAGGGCCGTATGAGCATCGTCGGCCCACGCCCCCATGCGGTGGCGCACAACGAGCAGTACCGCGCGGTGGTTAACGGTTACATGCTGCGGCACAAGGTAAAGCCGGGTATTACCGGTTGGGCGCAGGTGAACGGCTGGCGCGGCGAGACGGATACGGTTGAGAAGATGAGCAAGCGGGTGGAGCACGATCTGCAGTACATCCGCAACTGGTCTCTGTGGCTGGATATCCGCATTGTGTGGATGACGCTGTTCAAGGGTTTTGTGGGCAGCAACGCGTATTGA
- a CDS encoding WecB/TagA/CpsF family glycosyltransferase produces MIDLSGLPLSTEFSVSEVFDCFAQSKNSFTCTFINPHSFYLAKNNSAYVEALKKFDYVLADGIGVVSYAKKVGADSVSRFSFDNTSLAPKVFETCRKMGLKIGVVGGVAGVSDRFAELIGNEFSGLDIISICHGYFTDDEILKFVVDANVDVLLLGLGAPRQELLACKIKALPGKTLLFTCGGFLDQRILSKAYYPKIIDKFNLRFLYRLVKEPRRLWRRYLIEYRVFAFLWVKAVAHANKHS; encoded by the coding sequence ATGATTGATTTAAGTGGGTTGCCTCTGTCAACTGAGTTTTCGGTTTCTGAGGTTTTTGATTGTTTTGCTCAATCGAAAAATTCCTTCACATGTACGTTTATTAATCCCCATTCATTTTATTTAGCCAAGAATAACTCTGCATATGTTGAGGCATTGAAAAAGTTTGATTACGTATTGGCTGATGGTATTGGGGTTGTATCATATGCGAAAAAGGTCGGCGCTGACTCTGTTTCGCGATTTAGCTTTGACAATACATCTTTGGCCCCCAAGGTCTTCGAAACTTGTAGGAAGATGGGCTTGAAGATCGGGGTTGTCGGCGGCGTTGCGGGCGTTTCCGATCGTTTTGCTGAGCTTATTGGAAATGAATTTTCTGGTTTGGACATTATCTCGATTTGTCACGGATATTTTACAGATGACGAGATTCTAAAATTTGTGGTCGATGCTAACGTTGACGTTTTGTTGCTTGGCTTAGGAGCCCCAAGGCAGGAGTTGCTGGCCTGTAAAATCAAAGCGCTCCCTGGAAAGACATTGCTTTTTACATGCGGTGGTTTTTTAGATCAGCGGATCCTTTCGAAAGCATACTATCCAAAAATCATTGACAAATTTAATTTAAGATTTCTTTATCGGTTGGTTAAAGAGCCTAGGCGGTTATGGCGCCGTTATTTAATCGAGTATCGAGTGTTTGCTTTTTTGTGGGTTAAGGCAGTGGCTCATGCGAATAAACATAGTTGA
- a CDS encoding glycosyltransferase, with amino-acid sequence MKLLLLIDRIENGGAERALTRLYDQLRDNCDLIVIAPNFPPNSKIDLSDKVVMDLHIRERDGLLGKVFSVFEYVFKLSKLKRDLDVDCTISFLERSNIANVVSEMISLRFRKTVVSVRNNLSLQYKKFGLLFRSIVRVAISVFYFFAGKVVCLSEGVRSDIQQYLLFGGNSVTIYNGYDFEKIKSLALVRDDGLMKWQNSVSGCSCNFIFVGRLSEQKGLGIFLRAFAIAAEKYQHISLSVFGDGEDRDQIMSEIESLGLTGKVFIHEPVENVFSYVASADVFVFPSKWEGFGNALAEAISLGKFVLAADCKYGPREMLGVSRDLNDSKFSVTKNGILYSNPVEDDDPVSTCFLALDECIRLIQEGRVQICPVALSDFRRRFSVQSARKDWISLLT; translated from the coding sequence ATGAAATTACTTTTGTTGATTGACAGAATTGAAAACGGGGGCGCGGAGAGGGCCCTTACACGATTGTATGATCAGTTAAGGGATAACTGTGATCTCATTGTAATTGCGCCTAACTTCCCACCTAACTCCAAAATTGATCTCAGTGATAAGGTGGTCATGGATCTTCATATAAGGGAACGCGATGGATTGCTCGGTAAAGTGTTTTCTGTTTTTGAGTATGTTTTCAAACTTTCAAAATTGAAGCGCGATCTAGATGTTGACTGTACTATTTCCTTTTTAGAGAGGTCGAACATCGCCAATGTTGTTTCTGAAATGATCTCGTTAAGATTTCGGAAAACCGTTGTCAGTGTTAGAAATAATTTGTCATTGCAGTACAAGAAATTTGGACTCCTATTTCGGTCTATTGTTAGGGTGGCTATTTCAGTTTTCTATTTTTTTGCTGGTAAGGTTGTATGCCTTTCTGAAGGTGTTCGAAGCGATATTCAGCAGTATTTATTGTTTGGTGGCAACTCGGTTACTATTTACAACGGATATGATTTTGAAAAAATAAAAAGCCTCGCATTGGTGAGAGATGATGGGCTTATGAAGTGGCAAAATTCGGTTTCCGGTTGCAGTTGCAATTTTATATTTGTGGGTAGGCTGTCGGAGCAGAAGGGGTTGGGAATATTTTTGCGTGCCTTCGCGATTGCTGCGGAAAAATATCAGCATATATCCTTGTCGGTATTCGGAGATGGCGAAGATCGTGATCAGATCATGAGTGAAATTGAATCGCTAGGGCTGACTGGGAAGGTTTTTATACATGAGCCTGTCGAAAATGTATTTTCATATGTGGCTTCTGCCGATGTTTTTGTATTTCCGTCAAAATGGGAGGGCTTTGGGAATGCGCTTGCTGAGGCCATTTCACTGGGAAAATTTGTCTTGGCGGCGGATTGTAAATATGGGCCAAGGGAAATGCTCGGTGTATCTCGAGATTTAAATGATTCAAAGTTTTCTGTGACAAAAAATGGAATTTTATACTCGAATCCAGTAGAAGATGATGACCCAGTAAGTACTTGTTTTCTGGCGCTAGATGAGTGTATTCGTTTAATCCAAGAAGGTAGGGTTCAAATTTGCCCAGTTGCGTTGAGTGACTTTCGGAGGCGCTTTTCAGTGCAGAGTGCTCGCAAAGATTGGATTTCCCTTTTGACGTAG
- a CDS encoding UDP-glucose dehydrogenase family protein, with the protein MKVTIFGTGYVGLVTGACLAEVGHQVMCMDVDTNKIDRLKDGIIPIYEPGLEPIVKANIASGNLLFTTSAEEAANHGKVQFIAVGTPPDEDGSADLKYVLAVAESIATYMGDEKIIINKSTVPVGTADKVRAKVQSKLDERTSSLTFTVISNPEFLKEGAAVNDCMRPDRIVIGLDNEGEPRRKVETTMRELYAPFNRNHDKIIFMDVRSAELTKYAANCMLATKISFMNEMANIAERVGADIEQVRQGIGSDPRIGYHFIYPGCGYGGSCFPKDVKALISTSKQLGYKAEILESVENVNDRQKHKLFEMICQHYGCDPENPGDTLKGKVFALWGLAFKPKTDDMREAPSRVLMERLWAAGAKVQAYDPEAMDECQRIYGNRDDLQLMGTQSSTLHKASALVVVTEWQSFRALDTASLKTELKDSVIFDGRNMQDPIYMRKCGFQYYGIGRVSE; encoded by the coding sequence ATGAAAGTAACCATCTTCGGCACCGGCTACGTAGGCCTCGTCACAGGCGCCTGCCTCGCTGAAGTCGGCCATCAGGTCATGTGCATGGACGTCGACACAAACAAAATCGACCGCCTCAAAGATGGCATCATCCCCATTTACGAACCGGGCCTCGAGCCCATCGTCAAGGCCAATATCGCGTCTGGCAACCTGCTGTTTACCACCAGCGCAGAAGAAGCCGCAAACCACGGCAAAGTGCAGTTCATCGCCGTAGGTACTCCCCCGGATGAAGACGGCTCCGCCGACCTGAAATATGTGCTCGCCGTGGCCGAATCCATCGCCACTTACATGGGCGATGAGAAAATCATCATCAATAAATCCACGGTGCCCGTAGGCACTGCGGATAAAGTGAGAGCCAAGGTACAGAGCAAGCTCGACGAGCGCACAAGCAGCCTTACCTTTACCGTCATCTCCAACCCCGAGTTTCTGAAAGAAGGCGCCGCGGTAAACGACTGTATGCGCCCGGACCGCATCGTCATCGGCCTGGATAACGAAGGCGAGCCCCGCCGCAAGGTGGAAACCACCATGCGTGAGCTCTACGCCCCGTTCAATCGCAACCACGACAAAATCATCTTTATGGATGTGCGCAGCGCGGAACTCACCAAGTACGCGGCCAACTGCATGCTCGCCACCAAAATCAGCTTTATGAACGAAATGGCGAATATTGCCGAGCGCGTAGGAGCAGATATCGAGCAGGTGCGCCAGGGCATCGGCTCAGACCCGCGCATCGGTTACCACTTTATTTACCCGGGATGCGGCTACGGCGGTTCCTGTTTCCCGAAAGACGTAAAAGCCCTGATCAGCACATCGAAGCAGTTGGGTTACAAAGCAGAAATTCTGGAATCCGTCGAAAACGTCAACGACCGCCAGAAGCACAAGCTGTTCGAAATGATCTGCCAGCACTACGGCTGCGACCCGGAAAATCCGGGCGATACCCTGAAAGGTAAAGTATTTGCCCTCTGGGGTCTCGCCTTCAAACCCAAAACCGACGATATGCGCGAAGCGCCGAGCCGCGTATTGATGGAGCGGCTGTGGGCGGCAGGGGCAAAAGTGCAGGCTTACGACCCGGAAGCAATGGATGAGTGCCAGCGTATATATGGAAACCGCGATGATCTGCAATTGATGGGAACGCAGAGCTCCACGCTGCACAAGGCGAGTGCTCTGGTTGTGGTTACCGAGTGGCAAAGCTTCCGCGCCCTGGATACGGCATCTCTAAAAACTGAGCTTAAGGACTCGGTAATCTTTGATGGCCGCAATATGCAGGACCCAATTTACATGAGGAAATGCGGCTTTCAATACTACGGAATTGGCCGGGTTTCTGAATAA
- a CDS encoding sulfotransferase family protein — MDFPDFMIVGAPKSGTSSLFQWLSRNPLLVGSDPKETYFYLDEGFSDYKKFDLSYFSSDESKPSLLKFFRGVPSVDKFLFEATAQNLYCERLIEALSDRSDVPKIIICLRDPVFRIQSTYEYFTNNNSIEGAHSDFSGYVNDILLNGSNTGKTIYDNALDWSLYEKWVKKWDEAVGEGNVFLCTFEELVSSPGTVVSDIEDWLGVPHQPSSTSEFVAHNVTKHVKSQFFHRVMKGVGKFVPKSKLKSWVSSVLFSMNSKSPQRVIPSAEFASLYEVLSVGYPWLKRRGVNVSKWWTPE, encoded by the coding sequence ATGGATTTTCCGGATTTCATGATTGTTGGGGCCCCTAAGAGTGGGACATCGTCTCTTTTTCAGTGGTTGTCTAGAAACCCCTTGCTTGTGGGTTCTGACCCCAAAGAAACTTATTTTTATTTGGATGAGGGTTTTTCAGATTACAAAAAGTTTGATCTTTCATATTTTAGTTCAGATGAAAGCAAACCATCGTTATTAAAATTTTTTCGTGGTGTGCCCTCAGTCGATAAATTTCTATTTGAAGCTACGGCGCAAAACTTGTACTGCGAACGTTTGATTGAGGCTCTGTCGGACCGATCTGATGTGCCAAAAATTATTATCTGTCTTCGAGACCCAGTATTTAGAATTCAGTCAACTTACGAATATTTCACTAACAATAATTCAATTGAAGGTGCGCATTCTGATTTTTCGGGGTATGTAAATGATATTCTGCTGAATGGCAGCAATACAGGGAAAACAATATACGATAATGCGCTCGATTGGTCGTTATATGAGAAATGGGTAAAGAAATGGGATGAAGCGGTCGGTGAAGGAAATGTCTTTCTTTGCACCTTCGAGGAACTTGTTAGTTCACCGGGAACTGTGGTCTCTGATATTGAAGATTGGTTGGGTGTTCCTCATCAACCGAGTTCCACATCAGAATTTGTTGCGCATAACGTTACTAAGCACGTCAAAAGTCAATTTTTTCACCGTGTTATGAAAGGCGTGGGAAAATTTGTCCCCAAGTCAAAGCTGAAATCATGGGTCAGTAGCGTACTTTTTTCAATGAATTCTAAATCTCCTCAGCGAGTGATACCTTCTGCGGAATTTGCCAGCCTGTATGAAGTGTTGTCTGTTGGGTATCCTTGGCTTAAGCGAAGAGGTGTGAATGTTAGCAAATGGTGGACGCCGGAATGA